GACAGCTGGGATATGAGACACGGGTATTCACCTGATGAACCGGGGGTTCTTCTGGCCTCTTATAATCTAACATTAGATGCGGCCCGCCTGGGCAATATACCCGATGACGTGGCCTTTGAAATAATAAAGCGTCAGGTGGAGGAAGTCCACGGATTGCCCAAAGGATATCTTGACCCCGTAGTTGTTGACTTTGCCAGAATCAGCTGGGGTAGGCAGCCAACCTTTTTAGGGGGGTTTTGTTACTATTTTCCGGAGCAAAAGCGAATATTTTCTTGGGCGTCGGCGCTCCCCGAATACGACGGCAGAGTATACTTCGCAGGAGAACATATATCCGGGACCCATGGCTGGGCCAACGGTGCATTGAAGACTGGTATGGAAGCGGCCAACGGGATAGCCCGGTCAGCGAAGGCGGCAAAAATATATTGACGTAAATTTTTTAACATTACATGTCTATACAACTATACATATATATGGTATACTAATTATGGAGGTGTTCCAATGCTGGACAAAAAAAGCCCGATACCCGCTTATTTCAGGCTGAAACAGATAATCAGGGATGAAATAAAAAGGCATGACCTGAAGCCCGGGGACCCGCTGCCCTCCGAGAGGGAATACTGCGAGCGCTTCGGCCTCAGCAGGATGACCGTACGACAGGCTCTGAAGGAACTGGAACTGGAAGGTGTTATCGTCAGGGAAAAGGGCAGGGGCAGCTTTGTGGCCATCCCCTGGATAGAGCAGGAAGGTCTCATGAGTTTTACCGAGATGGTCAGGAGCAGGGGGATGACGCCCCGGACCGAAGTGGTCGAATTTGACAGGCTTCCCGCCGGTGAACTGAAAGCGTTTCTCGGTATAGATTTGAAAGAAGAAGTCTACAGGGTGGCTAGATTAAGGAAAGCCGACGGGGTACCGGTAGCGGTGGAGACCGTATACATCCCCGTATTGCTGGTGCCGGATTTTGAAAAAATAGATCTCAGCGGTTCTTTATACGAACTTTTGAGCACCCGGTACGGAATCGAAGTCAGGAGTTCCAGGACCAGTTTTTCGGCGGTGCTCTCCACGCCGGATCTCGAAGCGCTGTTGATGCTGGAGGAGACCGTCCCCTTGTTGAAAGTGGAGAGCGTATACTTTCACACAAAGCC
The DNA window shown above is from Thermosediminibacter oceani DSM 16646 and carries:
- a CDS encoding GntR family transcriptional regulator; protein product: MLDKKSPIPAYFRLKQIIRDEIKRHDLKPGDPLPSEREYCERFGLSRMTVRQALKELELEGVIVREKGRGSFVAIPWIEQEGLMSFTEMVRSRGMTPRTEVVEFDRLPAGELKAFLGIDLKEEVYRVARLRKADGVPVAVETVYIPVLLVPDFEKIDLSGSLYELLSTRYGIEVRSSRTSFSAVLSTPDLEALLMLEETVPLLKVESVYFHTKPVFYEVSYYKSDQFKITVNLNR